In Afipia sp. GAS231, a single window of DNA contains:
- a CDS encoding polysaccharide deacetylase family protein has product MKQLRNTVIRAGLEVLSRSGVHHLLRPIFAGVGAVFMLHHVRPGRDAEFQPNRHLEVEPEFLRATLQHLRALDIDLVTMDEVHARLSQRHFARRFACFSFDDGYRDNRDFALPVMREFDAPMNVFVATDFAEGTGRLWWVALERVIATASSIEIPIGGNTTRLDTSTPATKQAAFDRIHDWLRALPGEHDQEREISALCARRGVDEAAIARELCLSWDELKPFADDPLVTIGAHTISHCNLARQSEATASFEIATSRARIEDALQRPVLHFCYPYGDRSAAGVREFAATKAAGFKTAVTTRPGMIYPESADHLTALQRVSLNGNYQDVRILPVLTSGTATAMWNGFRRIDAA; this is encoded by the coding sequence ATGAAGCAGCTCCGCAACACCGTTATCCGGGCCGGACTGGAAGTGCTGTCCCGGTCCGGGGTGCATCACCTGCTGCGACCAATCTTCGCAGGTGTCGGCGCCGTTTTCATGCTGCACCACGTCCGCCCGGGACGCGACGCCGAATTCCAGCCCAACCGTCATCTCGAGGTCGAGCCGGAATTCCTGCGCGCGACGTTGCAGCATCTGCGCGCGCTCGACATCGACCTCGTCACCATGGACGAAGTGCATGCGCGGCTTTCGCAACGCCATTTCGCGCGGCGTTTCGCCTGTTTCAGCTTCGACGACGGTTATCGCGACAACCGCGATTTCGCGCTGCCGGTGATGCGCGAATTTGACGCGCCCATGAACGTCTTTGTCGCCACCGATTTCGCCGAAGGCACCGGAAGGCTGTGGTGGGTCGCGCTCGAGCGGGTGATCGCCACCGCATCCTCGATCGAAATCCCGATCGGCGGCAACACGACGCGCCTCGATACCTCAACGCCGGCAACCAAGCAGGCCGCGTTCGACCGGATTCACGACTGGCTGCGCGCTTTGCCCGGCGAACACGACCAGGAACGCGAAATCTCGGCACTCTGCGCGCGCCGTGGCGTGGACGAGGCCGCGATCGCCCGCGAGCTCTGCCTGTCCTGGGACGAATTGAAACCGTTCGCAGACGATCCGCTGGTCACGATCGGCGCGCACACGATCAGCCATTGCAACCTCGCCCGACAGTCCGAAGCGACCGCTTCGTTCGAGATCGCCACCAGCCGGGCGCGGATCGAGGATGCGCTGCAGCGGCCCGTGCTGCATTTCTGCTATCCCTATGGCGACCGCAGCGCCGCCGGGGTACGCGAATTCGCAGCGACGAAGGCGGCGGGATTCAAGACCGCGGTGACGACGCGGCCGGGCATGATCTATCCGGAAAGCGCCGACCACCTGACAGCGCTGCAACGGGTCTCGCTCAACGGCAATTACCAGGACGTCCGCATCCTCCCCGTCCTGACCTCCGGCACCGCGACTGCGATGTGGAACGGCTTTCGCCGCATCGACGCGGCGTAA
- a CDS encoding OmpA family protein gives MHGLFRWSSKWWPGVIPLAVFWAIAAWTSTEPLEADLAQRSTAALKDTVLDKTRIAVEGRDVTFVADAFSEDGRQSAVASVEAVPGVRLVNDETRLVPEAKPFVWSAERDVVRVTLSGSSPLPASKTKLTEAARASLGGTEVVDRMNLSRGAPPRFDNAALLLLDQIGKLKDGKITLSDTKVSLSGMARDLGGREAISAALKNLPEGFSVATNDVKAPPYIFQAYKDPVAVTLTLTGYVPDNNVHAALVAAAGRKFFSEKVVDNLKASVGAPGGFANAVVPALGALSRLSTGTLVVSDREVKLSGDALYEAAANQIRAGLGKDFPQGWQFKPEISVKPAAAPVDATVCQQLFAELLGKARIRFESGKADIVADSAGLLDRLIETALRCPNANIEIAGHTDTDGDEAANQTLSEKRAQAVTDYLVRAGLAANRFMPVGYGSAQPIAGNDTEDGKAQNRRIDFVVK, from the coding sequence ATGCACGGACTTTTCAGGTGGAGCAGCAAATGGTGGCCGGGGGTAATTCCGCTGGCCGTCTTTTGGGCTATCGCGGCCTGGACCAGCACCGAACCGCTGGAAGCCGATCTGGCGCAGCGTTCCACCGCCGCACTGAAGGATACTGTGCTCGACAAGACGCGTATCGCGGTCGAGGGCCGCGACGTGACCTTCGTGGCGGACGCGTTCTCGGAAGACGGCCGTCAGAGCGCGGTCGCTTCGGTCGAAGCCGTACCGGGCGTGCGTCTCGTCAATGACGAAACCCGTCTCGTTCCCGAAGCCAAGCCGTTCGTCTGGTCGGCCGAGCGCGATGTCGTCCGGGTGACGCTGTCAGGCAGTTCGCCGCTGCCGGCGAGCAAAACCAAGCTGACCGAGGCGGCGCGCGCCAGTCTCGGTGGCACTGAGGTCGTCGATCGCATGAATTTGTCGCGCGGCGCGCCACCGCGTTTCGACAACGCCGCGCTGTTGTTGCTCGACCAGATCGGTAAATTGAAGGACGGCAAGATCACGCTGTCGGACACCAAGGTCAGCCTGTCGGGCATGGCGCGCGATCTCGGCGGCAGGGAAGCGATATCCGCCGCGCTGAAGAACCTTCCCGAAGGGTTTTCGGTGGCGACCAACGACGTCAAGGCACCGCCCTACATCTTCCAGGCCTACAAGGATCCGGTCGCGGTGACGCTGACGCTGACCGGCTATGTACCCGACAACAACGTCCATGCGGCGCTGGTGGCGGCTGCGGGCCGCAAGTTCTTCTCTGAAAAGGTGGTCGACAATCTCAAGGCCAGTGTCGGCGCGCCAGGCGGATTCGCCAATGCGGTGGTGCCCGCGCTCGGCGCGCTATCGCGGCTGTCGACCGGCACGCTCGTGGTCAGCGACCGCGAGGTGAAACTGTCGGGCGACGCGCTCTATGAAGCCGCCGCCAATCAGATCCGGGCAGGGCTGGGCAAGGATTTTCCGCAAGGCTGGCAGTTCAAGCCGGAAATTTCGGTGAAACCTGCCGCGGCGCCGGTCGATGCCACCGTCTGTCAGCAGCTATTCGCCGAATTGCTCGGCAAGGCGCGGATCCGGTTTGAATCGGGAAAGGCCGATATCGTGGCGGATTCCGCCGGACTGCTCGATCGCCTGATCGAAACCGCGCTGCGCTGTCCGAACGCCAATATCGAGATTGCCGGACATACCGATACCGACGGCGACGAGGCGGCCAACCAGACGCTGTCGGAGAAGCGGGCGCAGGCGGTCACCGATTATCTGGTCAGGGCAGGGCTGGCGGCGAACCGCTTCATGCCGGTCGGCTACGGCAGCGCGCAGCCGATCGCCGGCAATGATACCGAAGACGGCAAGGCGCAGAACCGCCGCATCGATTTCGTGGTGAAATAG
- a CDS encoding lysylphosphatidylglycerol synthase domain-containing protein, whose protein sequence is MLEAIRRAISFLRQKQVLHKLGVVISVAVIAIACYVLYHMLRGIDSNEVIEAIKGTEPRQIWLAALFVAAGYFTLTFYDWFAVRAIGHGHIPYRVNALAAFTSYSIGHNVGASVFTGGAVRYRIYSAWGLNAIDVAKICFLAGLTFWLGNAAVLGLGIAYHPEAAASIDQLPAWLNRVAAFAIIVGLVGYVVWVWTQPRGVGRGPWTVTLPGGPLTLLQIAIGIVDLGFCALAMYVLVPDEPNLGFVVVAVIFVSATLLGFASHSPGGLGVFDAAMLVGLWQMDREDLLAGMLLFRVLYYIAPFVISVILLTFREVIIGARLKRLRQLTPGPDAEPRHEAVYVRERGDSGA, encoded by the coding sequence ATGCTGGAAGCAATACGCAGGGCGATTTCGTTTCTGCGCCAGAAGCAAGTCCTGCATAAGCTCGGGGTTGTGATTAGCGTCGCGGTCATCGCGATCGCGTGCTACGTGCTCTATCACATGCTGCGCGGCATCGACTCCAATGAGGTGATCGAGGCCATCAAGGGCACGGAGCCGCGCCAGATATGGCTGGCGGCGCTGTTCGTGGCGGCGGGCTATTTCACGCTGACATTTTACGACTGGTTCGCGGTGCGCGCGATCGGCCACGGACACATTCCCTATCGCGTCAACGCGCTCGCTGCCTTCACTTCCTATTCGATCGGCCACAATGTCGGCGCCAGCGTCTTCACCGGCGGTGCGGTGCGCTACCGGATCTATTCGGCCTGGGGACTGAACGCGATCGACGTCGCCAAGATCTGCTTCCTCGCCGGGCTGACCTTCTGGCTCGGCAATGCCGCGGTGCTGGGACTGGGCATCGCCTATCATCCCGAGGCCGCCGCCTCGATCGACCAGTTGCCGGCCTGGCTCAACCGCGTCGCGGCGTTCGCGATCATCGTCGGCCTGGTGGGTTACGTGGTCTGGGTCTGGACCCAGCCGCGCGGCGTCGGCCGCGGACCGTGGACCGTCACGCTGCCGGGTGGCCCGCTGACCTTGCTGCAGATCGCGATCGGCATCGTCGATCTCGGGTTCTGCGCGCTGGCGATGTATGTGCTGGTGCCGGACGAGCCCAATTTGGGCTTCGTCGTCGTCGCCGTCATATTCGTCTCGGCGACACTATTAGGCTTTGCCAGCCATTCGCCCGGCGGGCTCGGGGTGTTCGACGCCGCCATGCTGGTAGGCCTGTGGCAGATGGACCGGGAAGACCTGCTAGCCGGGATGCTATTGTTCCGCGTGCTCTATTATATTGCGCCCTTCGTCATATCTGTAATCTTGCTGACGTTTCGGGAGGTTATCATCGGGGCGCGACTCAAGCGCCTGCGCCAGTTGACGCCTGGCCCGGACGCCGAGCCGAGACATGAGGCGGTCTATGTGCGCGAGCGCGGAGACTCCGGCGCCTGA
- a CDS encoding ATP-binding protein has protein sequence MAIDDSSSSTFFAPWPDRLRHAAIILLVAAIALSVLVVLAELSAARAAAVFLCIAAAALVPWRLHNAVTSREDVRGVNPVEAAAVSAVVAGMPDPAVLLDRAGRVLHLNAAAAQLAPALRKNELAQFALRSPEIITALREAIATTEPRRATYLDHVPVDRWMELIITPVPVPTLFGGTDKCMLMTFHDQTPLRRVEEMRADFVANASHELRTPLAALSGFIDTLQGPARDDAKARERFLGIMHAQATRMARLIDDLLSLSRVELSAHVRPDTSVDLVPIIRQVADGLEPLARERQVAIEIDLPETPATIPGDREELLRLFENLIENALKYGASGGRVIVSLVQANSAEGAPELRVLVRDFGPGIAPEHLPRLTERFYRVDVGDSRAQGGTGLGLSLVKHIVNRHRGRLLIESVPKNGATFTACFPQAKTSIPA, from the coding sequence ATGGCGATAGACGATTCCTCCTCATCCACCTTCTTTGCGCCATGGCCGGACCGCCTGCGCCATGCGGCCATTATTTTGCTGGTCGCGGCGATCGCGCTTTCCGTGCTGGTGGTGCTGGCCGAACTCTCGGCGGCGCGCGCCGCTGCGGTGTTCCTCTGCATCGCTGCCGCAGCCCTGGTGCCGTGGCGGCTGCATAATGCGGTCACGTCCCGCGAGGACGTCCGCGGGGTCAATCCGGTCGAGGCCGCCGCCGTCAGCGCCGTCGTGGCCGGAATGCCGGATCCGGCGGTGCTGCTCGACCGCGCCGGCCGCGTCCTGCACCTCAACGCCGCGGCCGCCCAGCTCGCGCCGGCGCTGCGCAAGAACGAACTGGCCCAGTTCGCGCTGCGCTCGCCCGAGATCATCACGGCCTTGCGCGAGGCGATCGCGACCACCGAGCCGCGCCGTGCGACCTATCTCGACCACGTGCCGGTCGATCGCTGGATGGAACTGATCATTACGCCGGTGCCGGTGCCGACGCTGTTCGGCGGCACCGACAAATGCATGCTGATGACCTTCCACGACCAGACGCCGCTGCGGCGGGTCGAAGAGATGCGCGCCGATTTCGTCGCCAATGCCAGCCACGAACTGCGGACGCCGCTCGCGGCTCTGTCGGGTTTCATCGATACGCTGCAGGGACCGGCCCGCGACGACGCCAAGGCGCGCGAGCGCTTTCTCGGCATCATGCACGCGCAGGCGACGCGGATGGCGCGGCTGATCGACGACCTGCTGTCGTTGTCGCGGGTCGAGTTGTCGGCCCATGTCCGCCCCGACACCTCGGTGGATCTGGTGCCGATCATCCGCCAGGTCGCCGACGGGCTGGAACCGCTGGCGAGGGAGCGCCAGGTCGCGATCGAGATCGACCTGCCGGAAACGCCGGCGACGATCCCGGGCGACCGCGAGGAGTTGCTGCGGCTGTTCGAAAACCTGATCGAGAACGCGCTCAAATATGGTGCCTCCGGTGGCCGGGTGATCGTGTCGCTGGTCCAGGCCAACTCCGCCGAGGGCGCGCCGGAATTGCGCGTGCTGGTGCGCGATTTCGGCCCCGGCATCGCCCCGGAACATCTGCCGCGGCTGACCGAGCGCTTCTACCGGGTCGATGTCGGCGACAGCCGCGCGCAGGGTGGAACCGGGCTCGGTTTATCGCTGGTGAAACATATTGTTAACCGCCATCGCGGCCGGCTTTTGATCGAAAGCGTGCCCAAAAACGGGGCGACCTTTACCGCCTGTTTTCCCCAGGCGAAGACCTCGATACCGGCATAA
- the pstS gene encoding phosphate ABC transporter substrate-binding protein PstS, translated as MNFIKTIVAAGLVAASTSAFAADITGAGATFPFPIYSKWADAYKKETGNGLNYQSIGSGAGIKQIQAKTVTFGATDAPLKAEVLEKDGLVQWPMVMGAIVPVVNLEGIKPGELVLSGEVLGDIYLGKITKWNDAAIAKLNPSLKLPTDAITVVRRSDGSGTTFNFTDYLAKSNAEWKTKVGSGTAVEWPAGVGAKGNEGVAGNIGQTKNAIGYVEYAYAKQNKLTYTALINKGGKTVQPTIAAFQAAASNADWAKAPGYYVILTDQPGDASWPITAATFILMHKDATDKAASQEAIKFFKWSFEKGGKMAEELDYIPMPDSVVKLIEKTWSADIKS; from the coding sequence ATGAATTTCATCAAGACAATCGTCGCTGCCGGCCTGGTCGCCGCTTCGACGTCGGCCTTCGCGGCCGATATCACCGGCGCGGGCGCCACCTTCCCGTTCCCGATCTATTCGAAGTGGGCTGACGCCTACAAAAAGGAGACCGGCAACGGTCTGAACTACCAGTCGATCGGTTCCGGCGCCGGCATCAAGCAGATCCAGGCCAAGACCGTGACGTTCGGCGCCACCGACGCGCCGCTGAAGGCCGAAGTGCTCGAAAAGGACGGCCTGGTGCAGTGGCCGATGGTGATGGGCGCGATCGTCCCCGTCGTGAACCTCGAAGGCATCAAGCCGGGCGAGCTGGTGCTGTCGGGCGAAGTGCTCGGCGACATCTATCTCGGCAAGATCACCAAGTGGAACGACGCCGCGATTGCCAAGCTCAATCCGAGCCTGAAGCTGCCGACCGACGCCATCACCGTGGTGCGCCGCTCCGACGGTTCGGGAACCACCTTCAACTTCACCGACTATCTCGCGAAGTCGAACGCCGAGTGGAAGACCAAGGTCGGCTCCGGCACCGCGGTTGAATGGCCGGCGGGCGTTGGCGCCAAGGGCAACGAAGGTGTTGCCGGCAACATCGGCCAGACCAAGAACGCGATCGGTTATGTCGAATACGCCTACGCCAAGCAGAACAAGCTGACCTACACCGCGCTGATCAACAAGGGCGGCAAGACCGTGCAGCCGACCATCGCAGCGTTCCAGGCGGCCGCTTCCAACGCCGACTGGGCCAAGGCGCCCGGCTACTACGTGATCCTGACCGACCAGCCCGGCGATGCCTCCTGGCCGATCACTGCCGCGACCTTCATCCTGATGCACAAGGATGCGACCGACAAGGCAGCGTCCCAGGAAGCCATCAAGTTCTTCAAGTGGTCGTTCGAAAAGGGCGGCAAGATGGCTGAAGAACTCGACTACATCCCGATGCCGGACTCGGTCGTCAAGCTGATCGAAAAGACCTGGTCGGCCGACATCAAGAGCTAA
- the pstC gene encoding phosphate ABC transporter permease subunit PstC: MADMAVQGDVMEAAAGPYDRARALSAFKLGDVAFYWITRACAISVLLILGGIIISLIVGAWPAMKEYGFAFLFTSRWAPSADPPVLGALGPIYGTLVTSVIAMMIAIPVGLGIAVFLTEICPLWLRRPIGLAIELLAGIPSIIYGMWGFFVLGPFLANTFQPFMISIFDGVPVLGTIFAGPPSYLSLFNAALILAIMVLPFITSISVDVFKTVPPVLKEAAYGVGCTTWEVVRNVVIPYTRVGVIGGIMLALGRALGETMAVTFIIGNSFKISSSIFAPGTTISAAIASEFAESDGLHQSGLILLGLLLFVLTFFVLSAARLMLMRLEKKAGN; the protein is encoded by the coding sequence GTGGCAGACATGGCGGTTCAAGGCGACGTAATGGAAGCTGCTGCTGGACCTTACGATCGTGCCCGGGCCCTCAGCGCCTTCAAACTCGGCGATGTCGCTTTCTACTGGATCACCCGCGCCTGCGCGATTTCGGTGCTCCTCATTCTCGGTGGCATCATCATCTCCCTGATCGTGGGCGCCTGGCCCGCGATGAAGGAATACGGTTTCGCCTTCCTGTTCACCTCGCGCTGGGCGCCATCGGCCGATCCGCCGGTGCTCGGCGCGCTCGGACCGATCTACGGCACGCTGGTCACCTCGGTGATCGCGATGATGATCGCCATTCCCGTCGGCCTCGGCATCGCGGTGTTCCTGACCGAAATCTGTCCGCTCTGGCTGCGCCGCCCGATCGGCCTCGCCATCGAACTGCTCGCCGGCATTCCCTCGATCATCTACGGCATGTGGGGCTTCTTCGTGCTCGGCCCGTTCCTGGCCAACACGTTCCAGCCCTTCATGATCAGCATCTTCGACGGCGTTCCCGTGCTGGGCACGATCTTCGCGGGTCCCCCGTCCTATCTCTCGCTGTTCAACGCCGCGCTGATTCTGGCGATCATGGTGCTGCCGTTCATCACCTCGATCTCGGTCGACGTGTTCAAGACGGTGCCGCCGGTCCTCAAGGAAGCCGCCTATGGCGTCGGCTGCACCACCTGGGAAGTCGTCCGCAACGTCGTCATTCCCTACACGAGGGTCGGCGTCATCGGCGGTATCATGCTGGCGCTCGGCCGCGCGCTCGGCGAGACCATGGCGGTCACCTTCATCATCGGCAACTCGTTCAAGATCTCGTCCTCGATCTTCGCGCCGGGCACCACGATCTCGGCGGCGATCGCATCCGAATTCGCCGAGAGCGACGGGCTGCACCAGTCCGGCCTGATCCTGCTCGGGCTATTGCTGTTCGTGCTGACGTTCTTCGTGCTCTCGGCCGCGCGGCTGATGCTGATGCGGCTGGAAAAGAAGGCGGGGAACTGA
- the pstA gene encoding phosphate ABC transporter permease PstA, which produces MNPIYSSRKRFDIVVRALCVGAALFGVTWLALILFTLFYNGLAGINFAVFYQDTPPPGSTEGGLRNAIVGSIIMTVIGVGIGAPLGLFAGTYLAEYGKHDKLTSIIRFINDILLSAPSIIIGLFVYGAIVVPMGGFSAFAGCLALAVIVIPVVVRTTEDMLGLVPNPLREAASALGLPRSLVIRRIAYRAARSGLITGVLLATARVAGETAPLLFTALSNQFFSLNLTKTMANLPVTINNFVQSPYVYWKQLAWSGALLITLTVLALNIGARILGAERTAK; this is translated from the coding sequence ATGAACCCGATTTATTCCTCGCGCAAACGCTTCGACATCGTCGTCCGGGCGCTATGCGTCGGTGCCGCTCTGTTCGGCGTCACCTGGCTCGCACTGATCCTGTTCACGCTGTTCTACAACGGCCTCGCCGGCATTAATTTCGCGGTGTTCTACCAGGACACCCCGCCGCCCGGCTCGACCGAAGGCGGCCTGCGCAACGCCATCGTCGGCTCGATCATCATGACCGTGATCGGGGTCGGCATCGGCGCGCCGCTTGGCCTGTTTGCCGGGACCTATCTGGCCGAATACGGCAAGCACGACAAACTGACGTCGATCATCCGCTTCATCAACGACATCCTGCTCAGCGCGCCCTCGATCATCATCGGCCTGTTCGTCTATGGCGCCATCGTGGTTCCGATGGGCGGCTTCTCGGCCTTTGCCGGCTGTCTGGCGCTCGCCGTGATCGTCATCCCCGTGGTGGTGCGCACCACCGAGGACATGCTGGGGCTGGTGCCCAATCCGTTGCGTGAAGCCGCCTCCGCGCTCGGCCTGCCGCGTTCGCTGGTGATCCGCCGCATCGCCTACCGCGCGGCGCGCTCGGGCCTCATCACCGGCGTGCTGCTCGCCACCGCCCGCGTCGCCGGCGAAACCGCGCCGCTGCTGTTCACAGCACTGTCGAACCAGTTCTTCAGCCTCAACCTGACCAAGACGATGGCGAACCTGCCGGTGACCATCAACAACTTCGTGCAAAGCCCCTACGTCTACTGGAAACAGCTCGCCTGGAGCGGGGCTCTGCTCATCACCCTGACCGTTCTTGCCCTGAATATTGGCGCGCGCATCCTCGGCGCCGAGAGGACAGCAAAATGA
- the pstB gene encoding phosphate ABC transporter ATP-binding protein PstB yields MTDVSVSSMSAAGGLPPAASALPEAPPKVTARGLNFYYGEHHALKNINLTLGTNRVTAFIGPSGCGKSTLLRIFNRMYDLYPGQKAVGQLMLDQTNILDPKLDLNLLRARVGMVFQKPTPFPMTIYENIAFGIRLYEKISKSEMDGRVEKALRGGALWNEVKDKLNASGLSLSGGQQQRLCIARTVAVRPEVILFDEPCSALDPISTAKVEELIQELAEDYTIAIVTHNMQQAARVSDKTAFMYLGELIEFDDTNRIFTSPSDRRTQDYITGRFG; encoded by the coding sequence ATGACCGACGTATCCGTATCATCGATGAGTGCTGCCGGCGGCCTTCCTCCCGCGGCATCGGCGCTGCCGGAAGCGCCCCCGAAGGTGACCGCGCGCGGCCTGAATTTTTACTATGGCGAACACCACGCGCTGAAGAACATCAACCTCACGCTCGGCACCAACCGCGTCACCGCCTTCATCGGCCCGTCCGGTTGCGGCAAGTCGACCTTGCTGCGGATCTTCAACCGGATGTACGATCTCTATCCGGGCCAGAAGGCCGTTGGCCAGCTGATGCTCGACCAGACCAACATTCTCGACCCCAAGCTCGATCTCAACCTGTTGCGGGCCCGCGTCGGTATGGTGTTCCAGAAGCCGACCCCGTTCCCGATGACGATTTACGAAAATATCGCCTTCGGCATCCGCCTCTATGAAAAGATCTCCAAATCCGAGATGGACGGCCGGGTCGAGAAGGCGCTGCGTGGCGGCGCGCTGTGGAACGAGGTCAAGGACAAGCTCAACGCATCCGGCCTCAGCCTGTCCGGCGGCCAGCAGCAGCGGCTCTGCATCGCCCGCACGGTCGCGGTGCGGCCCGAAGTGATCCTGTTCGACGAACCCTGCTCGGCGCTCGATCCGATCTCGACCGCCAAGGTCGAGGAACTGATCCAGGAACTGGCGGAGGACTACACCATCGCCATCGTTACCCATAATATGCAGCAGGCAGCGCGCGTCTCCGACAAGACCGCCTTCATGTATCTCGGGGAACTGATCGAATTCGACGACACCAACAGGATTTTCACCTCGCCGAGCGATCGACGAACCCAGGACTACATCACCGGCCGGTTCGGCTGA
- the phoU gene encoding phosphate signaling complex protein PhoU: MASEHTAKAFDGDLQELTRLVAEMGGLAERMITESVDALVRRDIALGNRVVTSDLEIDRLQHIIEERAVLTIARRQPMAIDLREIVGAMRVATDLERIGDLAKNMGKRVAALENDFQPLKLIRGLEHMTDLVQSQVKSVLDAYAAHDLPAAMAVWKGDEEVDAICTSLFRELLTYMMEDPRNISFCIHLMFCAKNIERIGDHATNIAETVFYMIEGQQILDKRPKGDMTTFATTVPGN; this comes from the coding sequence ATGGCTTCTGAACATACCGCCAAGGCGTTTGACGGCGATCTGCAGGAACTCACCCGTCTCGTTGCCGAGATGGGCGGCCTTGCCGAACGCATGATCACCGAATCCGTCGATGCGCTGGTCCGCCGCGACATCGCGCTGGGCAACCGCGTCGTCACCTCCGACCTCGAGATCGACCGCCTGCAGCACATCATCGAGGAACGCGCGGTGCTGACCATCGCGCGGCGCCAGCCGATGGCGATCGACTTGCGCGAGATCGTCGGCGCGATGCGCGTCGCCACCGATCTGGAGCGGATCGGCGACCTCGCCAAGAACATGGGCAAGCGGGTCGCGGCGCTGGAGAACGATTTCCAGCCCTTGAAGCTGATCCGCGGCCTCGAGCACATGACCGATCTGGTGCAGTCGCAGGTCAAGTCGGTGCTGGACGCCTATGCCGCGCACGACCTGCCGGCGGCGATGGCGGTGTGGAAGGGCGACGAGGAAGTCGACGCCATCTGCACCTCGCTGTTCCGCGAACTCCTGACCTACATGATGGAAGATCCGCGCAACATCTCGTTCTGCATTCATTTGATGTTCTGCGCCAAGAATATCGAGCGGATCGGCGACCACGCCACTAACATTGCCGAAACCGTGTTCTACATGATCGAGGGTCAGCAGATTCTCGACAAGCGCCCGAAGGGCGACATGACGACGTTCGCCACGACAGTACCCGGTAACTGA
- the phoB gene encoding phosphate regulon transcriptional regulator PhoB produces the protein MNARILVVEDEEALTTLLRYNLDAEGYEVETVGRGDDADTRLKERVPDLIVLDWMLPGLSGIELCRRLRARPETKQLPIIMLTARGEESERVRGLATGADDYIVKPFSVPELLARVKGLLRRASPERLATVLTYGDIELDREKRRVARSGRQIDLGPTEYRLLEFFLEHPGRVFSREQLLDSVWGRDIYIDERTVDVHIGRLRKLLNPGREQDPIRTVRGAGYALDDRFAKAEP, from the coding sequence ATGAACGCACGCATTCTGGTGGTTGAAGACGAGGAAGCGCTGACCACGCTGCTGCGCTACAACCTTGATGCCGAAGGCTACGAAGTCGAGACCGTCGGCCGCGGCGATGATGCCGATACGCGGCTGAAGGAGCGGGTGCCCGACCTGATCGTGCTCGACTGGATGCTGCCGGGCCTGTCCGGCATCGAACTGTGCCGGCGCCTGCGGGCGCGGCCGGAGACCAAGCAACTGCCGATCATCATGCTGACCGCGCGCGGCGAGGAAAGCGAGCGCGTCCGGGGCCTGGCCACCGGCGCCGACGACTACATCGTCAAGCCGTTCTCGGTGCCGGAATTGCTGGCGCGGGTAAAAGGCCTGTTGCGGCGCGCCAGCCCCGAGCGGCTCGCCACCGTGCTGACCTACGGCGATATCGAGCTCGACCGCGAGAAACGCCGCGTCGCCCGCTCCGGCCGCCAGATCGATCTCGGCCCGACCGAGTATCGCCTGCTCGAGTTCTTCCTCGAGCATCCTGGCCGCGTGTTCTCGCGCGAGCAGTTGCTGGACAGCGTCTGGGGCCGCGACATCTATATCGACGAGCGCACCGTCGACGTTCACATCGGCCGCCTGCGCAAGCTGCTCAACCCCGGCCGCGAGCAGGACCCGATCCGCACCGTGCGCGGCGCCGGCTACGCGCTGGATGATCGCTTCGCGAAGGCGGAGCCGTAG
- a CDS encoding GcrA family cell cycle regulator: protein MTVLTWSDDRVEQLKKLWEGGLSASQIAAELGNVTRNAVIGKVHRLGLSGRAKSPSSAAPRQRKARPAQHMMRVARPVSRGNTALAHAFEVEMEPDPIAFDNVVPMSQRLTLLELNEATCHWPVGDPSTADFFFCGGKALAGLPYCAHHSRVAYQPASDRRRPAPKPTR from the coding sequence ATGACGGTATTGACATGGTCCGACGATCGCGTCGAGCAGCTTAAGAAGCTCTGGGAAGGCGGCCTGTCCGCCAGCCAGATCGCCGCGGAACTCGGGAATGTGACGCGCAACGCGGTGATCGGCAAAGTGCACCGGCTCGGCCTGTCCGGCCGCGCCAAGAGCCCCTCTTCGGCAGCACCGCGCCAGCGCAAGGCCCGCCCCGCCCAGCACATGATGCGGGTGGCGCGTCCGGTGTCGCGCGGCAACACCGCGCTTGCGCATGCGTTCGAAGTCGAGATGGAGCCGGATCCGATCGCCTTCGACAATGTCGTGCCGATGAGCCAGCGGCTGACGCTCCTGGAATTGAACGAGGCGACCTGCCACTGGCCGGTCGGAGATCCCTCGACCGCGGACTTCTTCTTCTGCGGCGGCAAGGCGCTCGCCGGCCTGCCCTACTGCGCGCACCACTCGCGCGTCGCCTACCAGCCGGCCTCCGATCGCCGTCGCCCGGCGCCGAAGCCGACAAGGTAA